In the genome of Denticeps clupeoides chromosome 13, fDenClu1.1, whole genome shotgun sequence, one region contains:
- the LOC114802430 gene encoding hepatocyte nuclear factor 1-beta-A-like isoform X4: MVSRLTSLQHELLSALLDSGLTRETLVRALDDMEPEFGVKLEMPASPSGAKLGGACSDSDSKPVFHTLTNGHAKGRASGDEASEDGDDFDTPPILKELQALNTEEAAEQRAEVERMLSEDPWRAARLIKGYMQQHNIPQREVVDVTGLNQSHLSQHLNKGTPMKTQKRAALYTWYVRKQREILRQFSQPGQGMAPPGEELGSEPSCKKMRRNRFKWGPASQQILYQAYERQKNPSKEEREALVEECNRAECLQRGVSPSKAQGLGSNLVTEVRVYNWFANRRKEEAFRQKLAMDAYSGPAHGPTHGLNSLLSHGSPHHQPGSVSPPSKIQSVRYNQQGPSEVSSSTTISHHGNSAMGSGQSVLQQVSPGGLDHNLLSPDAKMISVSGGLPPVSTLTNIHSSHHAHQQSQNLIMPLSGVMAIAQSLNTSQAQTVPVINSVGGSLAALQPVQFPQQLHSPHQQGLMQQSPNHMGQQPFMATVTHSHMYPHKQEPPQYSHPSRFPSAMVVTDANSISTLSSMSSSKQCPLQAW, translated from the exons ATGGTGTCCAGGCTGACCTCCCTGCAGCACGAGCTGCTCAGCGCGCTGCTCGACTCCGGCCTGACGCGGGAGACGCTGGTCCGAGCGCTGGACGACATGGAGCCCGAGTTCGGGGTCAAGCTGGAGATGCCCGCGTCCCCGTCCGGCGCCAAGCTCGGCGGCGCCTGCAGCGACTCGGACTCCAAGCCCGTCTTCCACACCCTCACCAACGGACACGCCAAGGGCCGCGCGTCCGGCGACGAGGCGTCCGAGGACGGCGACGACTTCGACACGCCGCCCAtcctgaaggagctgcaggCGCTCAACACGGAGGAGGCGGCGGAGCAGCGGGCGGAGGTGGAGCGGATGTTGAG TGAGGACCCGTGGCGTGCAGCTCGGCTGATCAAGGGCtacatgcagcagcacaacatcCCTCAGCGTGAGGTGGTGGACGTGACCGGACTCAACCAGTCGCACCTGTCGCAGCACCTGAACAAGGGCACGCCCATGAAGACGCAGAAGCGCGCCGCGCTCTACACCTGGTACGTGCGGAAGCAGCGCGAGATCCTGCGAC aattcaGTCAGCCTGGCCAGGGCATGGCGCCTCCCGGCGAGGAGCTGGGCAGCGAGCCCTCCTGCAAGAAAATGAGGCGCAACCGCTTCAAATGGGGGCCGGCGTCACAGCAAATCCTCTACCAGGCCTACGAGCGTCAGAAGAACCCCAGCAAGGAGGAGCGAGAGGCTCTGGTGGAGGAGTGCAACAg AGCCGAATGCCTCCAGAGGGGCGTGTCCCCGTCAAAAGCGCAGGGCCTGGGCTCCAACCTGGTGACCGAGGTGCGCGTCTACAACTGGTTCGCCAAccggaggaaggaggaggcctTCCGGCAGAAACTTGCGATGGATGCGTACAGTGGCCCCGCCCACGGCCCCACCCACGGCCTCAACTCGCTGCTCTCCCACGGGTCCCCACATCACCAGCCGGGCAGCGTGTCCCCGCCCAGCAAGATACAGA GTGTTCGGTACAACCAGCAGGGTCCCAGCGAAGtcagctcctccaccaccatcagtcaccatggcaacagcgcCATGGGCAGCGGTCAGTCGGTCCTGCAGCAGGTGTCCCCGGGGGGCCTGGACCACAACCTGCTGTCACCAGACGCCAAAATG ATCTCCGTATCGGGCGGCCTGCCTCCGGTCAGCACCCTGACCAACATCCACAGTTCCCACCATGCCCACCAACAGAGTCAGAACCTCATCATGCCACTGTCGGGGGTCATGGCCATCGCACAGA GCCTGAACACGTCACAGGCGCAGACAGTTCCTGTCATCAACAGCGTGGGAGGAAGTCTGGCGGCGCTGCAGCCTGTCCAGTTTCcccagcagctccacagcccACACCAGCAGGGCCTGATGCAGCAGAGTCCCAATCACATGGGCCAGCAGCCATTCATGGCCAcggtcacacactcacaca
- the LOC114802430 gene encoding hepatocyte nuclear factor 1-beta-A-like isoform X2 — MVSRLTSLQHELLSALLDSGLTRETLVRALDDMEPEFGVKLEMPASPSGAKLGGACSDSDSKPVFHTLTNGHAKGRASGDEASEDGDDFDTPPILKELQALNTEEAAEQRAEVERMLSEDPWRAARLIKGYMQQHNIPQREVVDVTGLNQSHLSQHLNKGTPMKTQKRAALYTWYVRKQREILRQFNQAVQGSGSNMTDKGNQDQVLFFFPEFSQPGQGMAPPGEELGSEPSCKKMRRNRFKWGPASQQILYQAYERQKNPSKEEREALVEECNRAECLQRGVSPSKAQGLGSNLVTEVRVYNWFANRRKEEAFRQKLAMDAYSGPAHGPTHGLNSLLSHGSPHHQPGSVSPPSKIQSVRYNQQGPSEVSSSTTISHHGNSAMGSGQSVLQQVSPGGLDHNLLSPDAKMISVSGGLPPVSTLTNIHSSHHAHQQSQNLIMPLSGVMAIAQSLNTSQAQTVPVINSVGGSLAALQPVQFPQQLHSPHQQGLMQQSPNHMGQQPFMATVTHSHMYPHKQEPPQYSHPSRFPSAMVVTDANSISTLSSMSSSKQCPLQAW; from the exons ATGGTGTCCAGGCTGACCTCCCTGCAGCACGAGCTGCTCAGCGCGCTGCTCGACTCCGGCCTGACGCGGGAGACGCTGGTCCGAGCGCTGGACGACATGGAGCCCGAGTTCGGGGTCAAGCTGGAGATGCCCGCGTCCCCGTCCGGCGCCAAGCTCGGCGGCGCCTGCAGCGACTCGGACTCCAAGCCCGTCTTCCACACCCTCACCAACGGACACGCCAAGGGCCGCGCGTCCGGCGACGAGGCGTCCGAGGACGGCGACGACTTCGACACGCCGCCCAtcctgaaggagctgcaggCGCTCAACACGGAGGAGGCGGCGGAGCAGCGGGCGGAGGTGGAGCGGATGTTGAG TGAGGACCCGTGGCGTGCAGCTCGGCTGATCAAGGGCtacatgcagcagcacaacatcCCTCAGCGTGAGGTGGTGGACGTGACCGGACTCAACCAGTCGCACCTGTCGCAGCACCTGAACAAGGGCACGCCCATGAAGACGCAGAAGCGCGCCGCGCTCTACACCTGGTACGTGCGGAAGCAGCGCGAGATCCTGCGAC aGTTCAACCAGGCAGTGCAAGGTTCTGGCAGCAATATGACAGACAAAGGCAATCAGGATcaggtgctgttttttttcccagaattcaGTCAGCCTGGCCAGGGCATGGCGCCTCCCGGCGAGGAGCTGGGCAGCGAGCCCTCCTGCAAGAAAATGAGGCGCAACCGCTTCAAATGGGGGCCGGCGTCACAGCAAATCCTCTACCAGGCCTACGAGCGTCAGAAGAACCCCAGCAAGGAGGAGCGAGAGGCTCTGGTGGAGGAGTGCAACAg AGCCGAATGCCTCCAGAGGGGCGTGTCCCCGTCAAAAGCGCAGGGCCTGGGCTCCAACCTGGTGACCGAGGTGCGCGTCTACAACTGGTTCGCCAAccggaggaaggaggaggcctTCCGGCAGAAACTTGCGATGGATGCGTACAGTGGCCCCGCCCACGGCCCCACCCACGGCCTCAACTCGCTGCTCTCCCACGGGTCCCCACATCACCAGCCGGGCAGCGTGTCCCCGCCCAGCAAGATACAGA GTGTTCGGTACAACCAGCAGGGTCCCAGCGAAGtcagctcctccaccaccatcagtcaccatggcaacagcgcCATGGGCAGCGGTCAGTCGGTCCTGCAGCAGGTGTCCCCGGGGGGCCTGGACCACAACCTGCTGTCACCAGACGCCAAAATG ATCTCCGTATCGGGCGGCCTGCCTCCGGTCAGCACCCTGACCAACATCCACAGTTCCCACCATGCCCACCAACAGAGTCAGAACCTCATCATGCCACTGTCGGGGGTCATGGCCATCGCACAGA GCCTGAACACGTCACAGGCGCAGACAGTTCCTGTCATCAACAGCGTGGGAGGAAGTCTGGCGGCGCTGCAGCCTGTCCAGTTTCcccagcagctccacagcccACACCAGCAGGGCCTGATGCAGCAGAGTCCCAATCACATGGGCCAGCAGCCATTCATGGCCAcggtcacacactcacaca
- the LOC114801918 gene encoding dynein light chain 2, cytoplasmic: MTDRKAVIKNADMSEDMQQDAVDCATQAMEKYNIEKDIAAYIKKEFDKKYNPTWHCIVGRNFGSYVTHETKHFIYFYLGQVAILLFKSG; encoded by the exons ATGACCGACAGGAAGGCCGTCATCAAGAACGCGGACATGTCGGAGGACATGCAGCAGGACGCGGTGGACTGTGCCACGCAGGCCATGGAGAAGTACAACATCGAGAAGGACATCGCCGCCTACATAAAAAAG GAGTTCGACAAGAAGTACAACCCGACGTGGCACTGCATCGTGGGCCGCAACTTCGGCAGCTACGTCACCCACGAGACGAAGCACTTCATCTACTTCTACCTGGGCCAGGTGGCCATCCTGCTCTTCAAGTCGGGCTGA
- the LOC114802102 gene encoding myelin protein zero-like protein 2, which yields MGANRLQLLLVLLLLGLASSVRAMRVYTSGEVEAVNGTDARLKCTFKSSHTIQPSSVTVTWTFRPLSSGDEESVFYYHTRPYPPTEGRFQNKVVWAGDITGRDASITVRQVKFIYNGTFTCQVKNPPDVHGNLGTVRLKVVTTASMSDIVILACAVVGSIVLVMIVLGVLVWTRTCRLGRGRGDEGAVHRDEKDISMW from the exons ATGGGCGCAAATCGGCTTCAGCTCCTCCTGGTCCTGCTCCTGCTGGGACTCGCATCTTCAG TCAGGGCGATGAGGGTGTACACGTCCGGCGAGGTGGAGGCCGTAAACGGCACAGATGCTCGGCTGAAATGCACCTTCAAGAGCAGCCACACCATCCAGCCGTCCAGTGTCACCGTCACCTGGACCTTCCGGCCTCTCAGCTCGGGGGACGAGGAGTCG GTCTTTTACTACCACACCCGGCCGTACCCGCCCACAGAGGGACGCTTCCAGAACAAAGTGGTCTGGGCCGGTGACATTACAGGGCGGGACGCTTCCATCACTGTCCGACAGGTGAAGTTCATCTACAACGGCACCTTCACCTGCCAGGTGAAGAACCCCCCTGACGTCCACGGGAACCTGGGCACGGTGCGGCTGAAGGTCGTGACGACAG CCTCCATGTCGGACATTGTGATCCTGGCCTGTGCCGTTGTGGGCAGCATCGTTCTGGTGATGATTGTCCTCGGCGTCCTTGTATGGACGCGGACTTGCCGCCTGGGGAGGGGCCGCGGAGACGAGGGCGCGGTCCACCGAGATGAGAAGGACATCAGCATGTGGTGA
- the mpzl3 gene encoding myelin protein zero-like protein 3, whose translation MGSSVGARTRSPAELLLFRTVILGAVLCPASSIKLSAPEAVQAMRGDDVTLSCSFTSTARTTSQMTVDWSFRPPDGGQLQMFFHFSGQAHPPQEGRFKDRVLWLGRPSRGEATVRLANVTLADNGTYTCSVRNPPDTHGAPAHTVLTVTPRAAALRFTDVAVLLLFVLLPSALIALGLLCRMCRPLGADRAPGYHSSIEVTDGEEFGSKHPDHKDRSLCCDLYLKDYSDDEMELPRLKGEVVGVAESHC comes from the exons ATGGGTTCCAGTGTCGGGGCGAGAACCCGGAGCCCCGCGGAGCTGCTCCTGTTCCGGACTGTAATCCTGGGCGCAG TCCTCTGCCCGGCATCTTCCATAAAGCTCAGCGCCCCAGAAGCGGTCCAGGCCATGAGAGGAGACGACGTGACCCTGTCCTGCTCCTTCACCTCCACCGCCCGCACCACCAGCCAGATGACCGTCGACTGGTCCTTCAGGCCTCCGGATGGCGGCCAGCTGCAGATG ttctTCCATTTCTCGGGCCAGGCCCACCCGCCCCAGGAGGGGCGCTTTAAGGACCGGGTGCTGTGGCTGGGAAGGCCGTCCCGCGGCGAGGCCACCGTCCGGCTGGCCAACGTCACGCTCGCCGACAACGGCACCTACACCTGCTCCGTCAGGAACCCCCCCGACACGCACGGGGCCCCGGCACACACCGTCCTCACCGTCACGCCCAGAG CGGCGGCGCTGCGGTTCACGGACGTGGCCGTGCTGCTGCTCTTCGTCCTCCTGCCGTCGGCGCTCATCGCCCTCGGCCTGCTCTGCCGGATGTGCCGCCCGCTCGGAGCGGACCGGGCGCCGGGGTACCACTCCTCCATCGAGGTCACGGACGG AGAGGAATTCGGCTCCAAGCACCCGGACCACAAGGACCGGAGTCTGTGCTGCGACCTGTacctgaag GATTATTCCGACGACGAGATGGAGCTGCCCAGGCTGAAGGGCgaggtggtgggcgtggccgagtctcacTGCTAA